From the genome of Alkalimarinus coralli:
GTAGAGTAAATAGGCGCATAATTATACGCCAATTTAGATGTTTCAACCGCACTATTTTTTTGGGATTAATAACTCGTTCAGATCTATCTTCTTGGGTTTGTATTCGTTGACCTTATTGTCTTCAGGATACCCCAGCGCCAGTCCACAGACTAATTTATAGCCTTTTGGAATATCAAAGTGCTTATCGATAGGGGAGCGCCAAATGCCCAGTGCGCCTTGAGCACAGGTTCCCAGCCCTTTGTTGGTGGCGGAAAGCATCAACGATTGCATCAAAATGCCTGCATCGAGCAGTGCCGTATGTTGCATGCCGGGGTGAACAAATAGAAAGATCGCTACCGGGGCATCGAAGAATGTAAAGTTTCTTGCCATCTGTTCGTCACGGGCTTTTTTGTCTTTACGCTCAATCCCCAATACTTCATAAAGTCCCATGCCGGTAGATACACGTCGTTCTTGAAAGATAGATGGATATTTTCCAAGCATGGGTTTGAAGTCACTGTCTGGCAGTGCATCACTGGTTATTGCTGAGATCAGTTTGAGCGGAAGAGGCTGTTTCTGGATTTTGTTAGACTTGTGGTATTTCAACAGCAGCTCATCCCCCAGTGCTTTACAGGTTTCCCCTGTCGCTACTGCCAACTTATAGGGTTGAGTATTTGAGCTTGAAGGCGATTCCAGCGCATCGAGCAAAATCTCATCCAGCGTTGCCTGATCAACAGGTTGATCTGAAAACGCTCTAATGCTTCTACGTTTTTTTAATACTTCCGAAAAATCCATGCGTGTTCCAAATGTTGTGATTGTTTTATGGTAAATAGGGAGTGGTTTGAACGGTTCAGGAAAAGTCGGGCATCGCGTGATATCAGGTTAAGCCCAGATGACAGTTTATCCTGAACCAAAGGTCGTTGACTACCACTCGGGATGTTTGGCGGAATACTGTTCCATGGTCGTCTCTACGAAATGGCCGCTATTGGTGAGTGTTCGCACTAAAATATCGAATTTCTCATCGTTTAACGCTTTGTCTTCGATGGATAGGATAAAGCCATTGAAGTCATCAAACCATTGAGCGGCTATTGTAAATTCGCTGACACCGTTTTTTTCAATGGCGCGATATGTCGCCTCATAAACGCTATTGTTAGGTGGGCTTTTAGCTAACACCGATATATCAAATACAGTTTCTAATGCGCGGATAATCTGCGCTTCCTCTCCCGGGAAGTGATTGCCAAACCACTGTATTGATGACTTTTGCACCAGACTTTCCGGTTTGGCGTGTCTTATTTCAAAGTACTCCATCACTTATGCTCCTATTTGCCCTAAAGCGATAACAACGGGTTTCAGGCCGTTATGATTCAGCGTATTATGGTATAGAGTATAGTGGTAAAGCATAACCGTGTTGTCCATAACACGCAGAGCCCGTTTGTTTCAGGCTAGGCGATAGCCTCAATGCATTGGTAGAATATCAGTCAAACGAATTATTTACATCACAAGGAGCCGTTATGTCTTTTAATCCGCTAATGCGGCCAAAGGGATTTATGAAAACAAAGTACACCCTTCAGCTGAAGAGAATTATGGCCTCAAAACTATCAAGCGTTTCCGCGTTTGTATTGGCCTCGTTTATCGCTACGGCCTGTTGGGCGTTTGGTTTTATGATTGGCGAGTCACAGATTAATAGCATGCTGGCGCTCACATTTCCCTATGAAACCCGCATGGGAGAGAGCTACATAAAACTGTCCAACCCAAAACCTCATTTTTATGAGCAGTCACAGCAAGTGGGGATTACACTGAACATCTCACTCAAAGATGAAGCCAGTGGGCAGACAGCCAAGGCTAAAGCACTGGTCAAAGGGGGGATTCGGTTCGATAATAAAGCTCAGCAGCTACAGCTGGTGAAACCCAGCATAGCCAGCCTGGATTGGCAGGATCAATCATCAGGGGCGAATCAAGAGTTGGCAAAGCAGGTGACTCAGCTGGTCGGTCAGGATTTGCCCGTGATCGTGCTACTCGACATTAAAAAATTGACGGGGAGCACAATGACACCAACACTAAGTGATATTAAAGTTAAGGCGTCCGGTATTGAAGTCCTGTTTTAGCGAGTAGTGGGTACTCTGTTTTTTATCAGATAGTGGGTACTCTGTTTTTTATCAGATTGTGGGTGCTCCGTTTTTTATCAAGTAGTGGGCGCCCCTTTTTTTATTAATATAAAGATACTGACAGGAAGGCATTTTGGCTCAAATTATTATTGCCATTGTCGTAACGTTATTAGCCGTTTTTTTGGTACGACGTTCATACGCTAACAAGCGTGTTGCCGCGGAAAACAAGGCCAAGGGGGCTGCCTTCCTGGCAGAAAATGCTCAAAAAGAAGGTGTTAAAACAACCAGCTCCGGGCTGCAATACCAAATTCTGAGCGAGGGCTCCGGAACGGTTAATCCGCGCGCAACTGATCGTGTTAAGGTGCATTACCATGGCACGTTGATAGATGGCTCTGTATTTGATAGCTCAATTGCCCGTGGCCAGCCGATAGAATTTGGGCTCAACCAGGTTATTAAAGGGTGGACTGAAGGCCTGCAACTTATGGTTGAAGGTGAAAAAACGCGGTTTTTTATTCCCAGTAATTTGGCTTATGGTGATCGCGGTGCAGGCTTGATTGGCCCAGGTTCAGTATTGATCTTTGAAGTTAAACTTATCGCGATTCACTAAGTATTGGCTTATTTAGCTTAAGTGGTCGATGCAATCTGACAGCGCTAATCTTTACAAAAAGAGCTGTGCGTCTCAGTGTTCGTTTCTTTGATCTTTTAATATGTTGTTGCTCTAGTCAATAAGTGCTTCACAGAAGTCGTGCTATATAGAGTCAGGGCTATTACAGCTTGCACGAAAGATAATACGCATTCTCAACGTTTCCATCAGCCTGTAGCCTCTCATGCAAGGTTATGTATGGCGTGTTTTGAATATTCCAGAATAAGCAGAGCATCGCGTTAAAAACAGAAAATAATAATTATAAAGGTTTATAGATGATCAACTGTATTAGATTACCCCTCTTGCTGGTGATGCTTTCGGCGCTGACGGCTTGTGAAATGTTTACGCCAAAAGCACCTGGAGTAGACCGTCCTTACTCAGGCTTTATGAGCGACTATGAGCCTCTAGATACAGTTGACGTTGAAGAACGGGAGTTTATTGCTTCGAAAGCATGGATTGCGCCCGGCGCAGACCTCAGATCGTACAAAACAATGATTGTCGACCCGATCAAACTGGACCCCGGCATCAAACAAAACCTTCAAATCACCCATGATACGATGACGGCTATAAGGTCGTATATGACCGACGTGCTAACCCGTAAGCTGGAAACCTATTATCGGGTGTCGAATCGGATGACCGGACGTACCTTGAGAGCTAAGGTCGCCATCACAGGGCTGGAAACTCGCGATGAGCCTTTACGGTTTTATGAATACTGGCCAACCGCCATGGCATTTACAGGGGTGACTAAGCTTATCGGTATCAGGGATGAAGATATTCTGCTGTTTGTTGAAGCCGAATTCTCGGATGCAGAGAGTGATAAAGTTGTTGCTAAAACGCTGGTTGGCATGGTTGGGCATGAGAGGCTTGAGAACGAGTGGGAAGTCGTTTCGTTAAATAAGCTGACTCGATCTATTGATCAGTGGGTAGAGCAGCAGGTCTCTGCTTTGAAACAGGCAGCAGAGGAACGCTATGTAGTTAGCCAGTCGCCGCAGGTTGATGAATTGGTTTCTGCAGAGTAACGTTAAAAAGGTTTGCGACCAAAAAAAGGCTGACCCTATACTGCTAAATCTCGACTATTCTCACTGGTATCTCAAGCTCCGTGAAGAAATCCTTGATTCCGTTCGTTCCTCACTGCATACAAGGCTACAGCCTGATGGAAAAGTCGAGCATCATGCTAAATTAAAGAATTGATAAGACCTGAAACTAAAAAAGCCTGACTCGAAAGAGTCAGGCTTTTTTTAACTCGCTGTTTGGTTTCTTACTTCTTGCGACCGCGAGATACGCCAAAGCCAGCTAAACCTAATGCAAGTAGTGCCAAAGAGCCTGGCTCTGGAACTGAGTAGCTTGCCAGGCTGATGTTATCAATGAAACCGCCCAGCGTGTTTTCTTTACCAGTAGCAGAAAATGTTAGCGTCATATCCGCAGCAGTGGCGGTTAAAAAGCCTGTTACCAGAGTCCAGTCCATTGGTGCAACGCCATCTACATTGAATGCGTAAGTGAAAGGTGATAGGTCAGGAGACGCACCCCAGCTTACGTTGATGCCGTTATCGTTGGTTGAACCAGTGCGTGCTTTGTACCAGAAGTCCAGTTTGTAAACCTGGCCAACGCTCAAACCAACAAGGTCTTGGGACATTGAGCTGTTGCTGCCTGCATGGTGGCTATCTAACTCAACGTACTGGTTGCCTTCTTGTGCGCTTGTAACCGTGTTGCGCTGAATTTCGATGCCAGCACCGTCAGAGGTATACCAACCGTCAATTGTGTTGAATACACCCCACTGAGTTCCGCTTAGACCTACGTCTGACTCGAAGCCGCCATTGGTGATAAGGCTAGCGTTGGCTGATGAAGCAAGCAAACCGCCTGCAATAATGATGCTTTTTATAGTTGCTTTCATAACGTCTAATTCTCTCATGGACTACAAAACCGGTTATCTGCGAATGAATGCAGTATTTATGTTATTTAAAGCGATTATCATGCCAACAATTAAAAGATAAGCTAAATCAGTCAATAACTCATTTTGGAAGTACTTAAAATACCTCGGAATGTAAATAAAATCGACAATACAGTTATGTGGTGTATATTATTTTGTTTCTCGCTTTTAAACTGTAAAAAATACTTAGCAGTTTTAAGCGCCCTGTAATGTAATGCGACTTCCTGATGATGAGCTGTGCACGTCGATACGCAGGGCCATTTGCTCTCTTAGTTCGCTTACATGGGATATGATGCCTATCATTCGGCCGCTGCTCTGCAGGTCGATAAGTGTTTTGATTGCCAGATCAAGGGACTCCTGATCGAGGCTGCCAAACCCCTCGTCAATGAACAGGGTCTCCAGCTTGATGCCTCCCGCGTAGGCCTGCACAACGTCTGATAGCCCTAGTGCCAGGGATAGGGCCGCCATAAAAGACTCTCCGCCGGAAAGTGTAGCCACTGACCTTGTTTTACCGGTGTAAGCATCTTCGACTTCAAGCTCCAGCCCTGATGCTTTGTTACCCTTTGCCCGTTGTTCTTTTCTAATCAGTAGATAGCGGCCTTTGCTCATAACACTGAGGCGGTGCGACGCTTCAATTAGTACGTCGTCAAGCAATACGCTTAATACAAATCGCTGCAGACTCAGTTTGTTCCCGGTTTGGCCATTGGCGACATCACTCAGTGTGCCGTATATCTTATACTCAGCCTCTAATGCGTGGTTGGACTCATGTGCCTGTTTGAGTTTGTTTTGCACGGCGGTAAGCTGCTGATGCCGGTTGTCGATTTTTTTCCAGCTCTCCAGGGCCGTAGCTGATGCTGCTTCTAGCTTGTCGCGCTCTGCTTGAAGCTTTTCTATGTCTGGTTTTGGTTGTTGCTCCAGCTGCGACTGCTGCTGAGCCAGTGTTGCTTTGCAACCGCTTAATTGGTGCAGATACTGGTCTATCTCTTTGGTTAACGCGGCTTGTTCTGATTCAGTTTTTAATGCGCTCTCATAGTCTTGCTGGTTTTCAAATTCACTGCTGCTGAGGGCACTCTCCCAATGCGCTGTGGCTTCCTTATATTCAACGTCGAATGCCTTTGCCTGGCTGTGTTGCTGTTCCAATGTTGCAGATACCTGAGTGACACTCTGCCGTGCGGTATCGAATGACGCGACTGCTTGCTCATAGTTTGTTGTTATTGAACGTATTCGGTCTTCAAGTTGCTGAACTGCTTTGGCCAAAGCGCCTGGCTGCCTGTACGCTTCGGGAAGTGCTTGTTGAATGTACTGTTCATCCTGTTTTGCCGATGAATGGTTTTGCTGTGCCTGTTGCAGAGCGACTAACGCTTGCTCCCGCTGCTGTTCAGTTGTTGAACGTTGTTGAGTCAACGATTGAAGTTCAAGCTCCAGCTGACCCTGCTCTTTGTGTTGTTGTTTGAGAGCGCTGACTTCATCATTCAGCTGTTTCCACTCCTCACGCAATTGATTGGTCGATTTGTGCTGGTTTTCTCCAAGCTCCCGCTGCTGTTCCAGTAGCAACGACTGAATATTATTAAGCTGCGTAGCGGTTTCGGTGATTTGGTTTTGCGCACTGGTAAGTTGTTGCTGTAGTTTCGCCAACTCGGCTCTTGCGTCATCAATCTCTTTTTTTGTGACGGGGTTGCTCTGGGTGTTTGTATTGGCAGGGGATGGGTGTTGCGTACTGCCGCAGACAGGGCAGGGCTCGTTTTGTTTTAACTCTGCTGCCAGCAGTGCGGCTTGACCACTGTGCCATGCGAACTCAAGTTGTTTTACTTGGGTCTCTTGCCTTTCATAACGTGCAGTTACTTCGGCCAGTGCCTGTTCTCTGTTGTGATGCGCTTGGCGAACAGCGTTTTGTTCATCAATACGTTTGTCTAGATTGGCGCGCTGTTGGCCTAATAGTCTCAGGTTGTCCAGTTGTCGTTGTTTATCCGGCAGTATGCTGCAAGAGGCCCTAAGCTTAGTGACTCTCTCTTCTGCCGAGCTGATTTGGCTGATTAGCTGATTGAGTTGTGTTTGAAGGCGCTCATGGTTAAGGGTTGCTTCTTTTAATGATGCCTGAGTGGTTTGGCTTAGGCTGGTGGCATCTGCCAATTGACTGATTTTGGGTTCTAACTTGCGTAACTCTGCCAGTTGTTCTTTCAGCTGATCAAGCGGGTTGCGCTCTTTCTCGGCCTGCTCTAGCGCTGACTTTGCTGAGGCTAAGTTGCCTTGTTGATGAACTAACGCCTTTTCGGTTTCGGCAATGTCGCGGTTGAGTTGCTCTTTGTTATGGGTGCACTTTTTTAGCGTGGTCTGTAAATGCTCAATTTTTTGTGCCGACTGTGCGCGGGTTAGCCGATTCTTTTTGCTGTCTATATCCGCTTTCTGTGCTTCTAGCTGGTTAAGCGATTGTCGGGTGCTATCCAGTGCGAGAAAGGCTTTGGATAGAATCTTTCCCGCTTCTAGTGCTTTCTCTGATTTAGCCAGCGAGCTGGCTGCCTGGTCTTTTTGCTCTGTGGTCGAAGCAAGTTGCGGTGCAAGCTCATCTAGCTGTTCTTGCACATCAGACTCAGCGCTTAGATCGGCGCCTTGTAGTATGCCTTTTATTTGATTTTGCAGGCTTTCAGCTTCTTTTCGAATAGTGGATGCTTTGCTTTTCAGCGCATCTTCTATTCGCTTGTATATCTGGGTTTGAAATAACCGGCTGAAAATAACTTCCCGTTGGCTGGAGTCCGCCATAAGGAAGTCTCGGAACTTGCCTTGGGGGAGCACCATAACCTGCCTAAACTGCTCAACATTGAGGCCGGTGATGGTTTCAATGGCGTGAGTGGCTTCTTGCGCCTTCTGGGGGACTAGAAGTTCGTCTCCTTCTGGCTTCAGTTGCCAGAATTGTGCCTGAGTCTGGTGTGTGGTTGTTCCTTCCCCTCGTGACTTTGGTCGCTCTTGTGTGGGGGCGCGGCGAATTCGGTAGCGTCGTTCACCCAGGGAAAATTCCAGGGTTATCTCGGTCAGCAGGTCAGGTGCGGCATGATCACACCGCATCTGCGAAGGCTCTCGCTCTTTACCGGTTGTATGGCCATACAATGCAAAGCAGATGGCATCGAGAATAGAGCTTTTTCCCGCACCCGTTGGCCCGTTAATTAGAAAAAGGGGGTTATCGCCAAGCGCTGCAAAATCAATCTCTTCTTTTCCGGCAAACGGCCCAAATGCTTGAATGGTTAGCTTAATGGGTCTCATTGGTCGGCCTCCTGTTTATGGAGGTTACCGATAATGGTTTGCAGTGCCTTATCCTGTTCTGTGGAGAGAGGGTTGCCGGATACCTGGCTAAAAAAATCCCGAAACATTTCTACTTCGCCTTGTTGCAGCTTTTTCCGGTTCATGGCCTTTTTCTCGCCAGTGGCCATGATGCCTGGTTTTTCGAGATGCAATACGTTGGGGTAAACCGCGCGAACTTGCCCCATCGCATCCAAAATAGCATGGGTGTCGGTGAGTCTAACCATTACGTAGTCATTGTTATTCGGGTCAGTTTTACCTTGCTCTATGATATTGGCTAATTCACCCTCCAGAACACGCATATCTCTCAGCGGTTTGAGAAGCAAGGGGGTAATGGTGGGGGCTTTATCAAGGTGGAATTCGACCGTAGTGATGCCTTTTGATTGATGCTGTTCAGAAAAACTGTATTTAAGAATGGAGCCAGAGTAGCGGATGTGTTGTTCGCCTCGGTATTGAGGGCTGTGCAAATGTCCTAATGCCACGTAATCAAAGTCGGTCATGGGCGTGAACGATACCCGGTCTGCCCCACCAATTGACAGAGGTCTTTCAGACTCAGACTCTTCGGCGCCATCAACAAAACAGTGGCTAATCAGTACGTTAACTGAGTTGCTTTCTCTATCTGATTGATCAGTGCTATCAGACAACGGGATTGATTGTTTGATATGTTCTACCAGAAACGTATGCGCTTCATCATGGTTACGGACAGAGGCCTCATAATGGTGTCTCACCTGCTCCGGGTCATGATAGGGGATGCCATAAAAATTGATCGTGATACCCGATTTGCCCTTTATTATAACGGGTTCAGTGACTTGGCTGATGTCACCCATTATATGAAGCCCGGCCTGCTTAAGCTGCCTCGAACCAAACCGAAGTCGTTCTGCGCTGTCGTGGTTACCGGAAATGATGATGACCGGAATGCCTATTTCATGGCATATCTGGTTGAGCACTTCGTCTAAAAGGGCCACAGCGGTCGCCGGGGGAACCGAGCGGTCATAAATATCACCCGCTATGACTAATGCATCTGCATCTTCTAACTGTATGGTGTCAATAATTTGAGTGAGGACATGACGTTGGTCTTCAAGCAGTGAAACATTGTGGAACTGCCGACCAATATGCCAATCAGAGGTGTGGATGAACTTCATGTGTACCGACTCGGTTTAGCGTGGATTTGGAACGCGCTCTATCTAGTAGCGTGATGTGCCTAATAACGTGACGTTTATAATTTGGCTATTGAATGGCCGAGGAGGGTAGCACGTTGATGAGTGCTACCCAACTGATTGCTGTTGCTAATCAGCTGCTTTGACGTTATGGATTCAATGCATCATGCATTGAACAGGTGGCAACGTCTTCCAGCCAAGCCAGGTCAACCGTTTGATGTGCCTCACAAATAAACCAGGGTTCACGGGAGTCCGGTTCTAGCATCACGCCATTTTTTATCAGGTTATGAGCGAATTTGGTGTACAGGTCGCTGTCTGTTTTCTTCCAGTCACGGTAATTTTGAGGGACTTCGCTCCCAAAGTGAACGCCAAACATCGCATTAGGTCCCGCGAACTTGTGTTCGATGCCAAACTTTGTAAACACTCTGGCTAACACATCCTGAATATCGGCACCGACTTTGTCGATGGTTTTTAATGCATCGGTATCTTTCAATAACGTCAGGGTTGCCTTTGCTGCGCTGAGCGCAATCATATTGGCGGTGTAAGTGCCTCCGTGAGTCACTCCATCAGGGCCAAATTTGATTTTATCCATCACCTCTGCGCGGCCACCAAAGGCGGCGACCGGGTAGCCATTGCCCATCGCTTTGGCGTAGGTGGTGAGGTCTGCTTTAACGCCATACAGCTCCTGTACACCGCCTTTGGCAACACGGAAACCGGTTTTAACTTCGTCCATAATAAGCAGCGAACCATTGCTGTCACAAATGTCCCGCAGTTTCTGCATATATTCCTGGCTGGAAGCAATGCTGCCACAGTTGCCCATAATCGGCTCGATCACAATGGCGGCGATATCATGGCCGACTCTTTCGAATACCTCATTAAGCGCGGCAAAGTCGTTAAGAGGAACGGTTTCCAGGTGCTCGCGGGTGCTCTCTGGAATACCGACTCCGAACGGAATGATCTCAGGAACTGCCTGCGTGCTGCTGTCCCAGTTGTCGACATCAGACTTCCACATCATTTCATCGTAGAGCCCGTGGAACCCTCCTTCAACAACCACTATCTTGTTACGGTTGGTAAACCCGCGGGCGGTGCGCACTGCGCCAATGACCGCTTCAGTACCCGAGTTGGCGAAGCGCATTTTTTCAATATTCGGGCAGAGCGTCTTGACCAGGCTGACAACGTCTGAATCCAGCGCGGTACTGAACCCAGATATGGTGCCTGTTTCGGTGATGGTGGAGATGACTTCCTGATCAACCCTTGTATCGCGGTAACCCAGTATAATAGGGCCGTAGGCGAGGCGGAAATCGACAAATACATTACCATCGCTATCCGTTATCGAGCCACCTTTCATGCTTTTGACAAAAACGGTGTCTTGTTCGCCCCAATAGCGGTAGGAATCGGCAACACCCAGAGGCATGTGTTTGTGGGCGTTATCAAGCAGTGCTTTGCCCTTGGGGTGGGAGGTGCTGGTCATTCTGTTGTTTCCTCTGTGGATAAGTGCAACGTATTAGGCTTTCTTTATGGGGTGATAGGTTAGCGTCAGATGTGGCAATAGACAATTGGAACGCCACTCAAATTGCTTATTATCTTCCAACAGGCTAGAATAATTTTAATTGAACGTTCAATCAATAAAGGGTGCAACAAAAACAATGCCAAAAGTTGGAATCGAACCGATACGCAAAAAACAGTTGATAGAAGCTACCCTGAGCTCAATTGGAACACACGGGTTGCAAGGTACAACGATCAATACCATTAGCGGTATTGCAGGTCTGTCGTCTGGAATTATAAGCCACTATTTTGGTGGTAAGCAGGGGCTTATTAAAGCGACTGTCCGTTATCTATTGGATCAGCTGAAAGTGACTCTACTCAACAGCGCTGAACAAAAGGCGCTTTCACCAAAGCAACGCCTAATGATGATCGTTGAGGCTAACTTTACCAATATACAGCAGTCTGACGAGGCAACCCGAACATGGCTGAGTTTTTGGGCTCAGGCCATGCATGACCCTGAACTGGCAAAGCTTCAGCGAGTTAACAGCCAGCGCCTGCTGAGCAACCTCCGCTACTCCTTCAAACAACTGATGCCGCCTGATAAAGCGATAGATGCGGCGAAAATTACCGCCGCGATGATTGATGGTTTCTGGTTGCGCAGTGCGCTCAGTGACTCATCCAAAGGCGAATTTAAAGAGGCCGAGATGCATTGTAAGCAGGTTATCGATACGCTGATTTTGCAGTACGGAGAGCAGTCATGACGCTTAAACAATACCAGAACTTTGTTGATGG
Proteins encoded in this window:
- a CDS encoding aspartate aminotransferase family protein, yielding MTSTSHPKGKALLDNAHKHMPLGVADSYRYWGEQDTVFVKSMKGGSITDSDGNVFVDFRLAYGPIILGYRDTRVDQEVISTITETGTISGFSTALDSDVVSLVKTLCPNIEKMRFANSGTEAVIGAVRTARGFTNRNKIVVVEGGFHGLYDEMMWKSDVDNWDSSTQAVPEIIPFGVGIPESTREHLETVPLNDFAALNEVFERVGHDIAAIVIEPIMGNCGSIASSQEYMQKLRDICDSNGSLLIMDEVKTGFRVAKGGVQELYGVKADLTTYAKAMGNGYPVAAFGGRAEVMDKIKFGPDGVTHGGTYTANMIALSAAKATLTLLKDTDALKTIDKVGADIQDVLARVFTKFGIEHKFAGPNAMFGVHFGSEVPQNYRDWKKTDSDLYTKFAHNLIKNGVMLEPDSREPWFICEAHQTVDLAWLEDVATCSMHDALNP
- a CDS encoding exonuclease SbcCD subunit D, giving the protein MKFIHTSDWHIGRQFHNVSLLEDQRHVLTQIIDTIQLEDADALVIAGDIYDRSVPPATAVALLDEVLNQICHEIGIPVIIISGNHDSAERLRFGSRQLKQAGLHIMGDISQVTEPVIIKGKSGITINFYGIPYHDPEQVRHHYEASVRNHDEAHTFLVEHIKQSIPLSDSTDQSDRESNSVNVLISHCFVDGAEESESERPLSIGGADRVSFTPMTDFDYVALGHLHSPQYRGEQHIRYSGSILKYSFSEQHQSKGITTVEFHLDKAPTITPLLLKPLRDMRVLEGELANIIEQGKTDPNNNDYVMVRLTDTHAILDAMGQVRAVYPNVLHLEKPGIMATGEKKAMNRKKLQQGEVEMFRDFFSQVSGNPLSTEQDKALQTIIGNLHKQEADQ
- a CDS encoding nitroreductase, producing MDFSEVLKKRRSIRAFSDQPVDQATLDEILLDALESPSSSNTQPYKLAVATGETCKALGDELLLKYHKSNKIQKQPLPLKLISAITSDALPDSDFKPMLGKYPSIFQERRVSTGMGLYEVLGIERKDKKARDEQMARNFTFFDAPVAIFLFVHPGMQHTALLDAGILMQSLMLSATNKGLGTCAQGALGIWRSPIDKHFDIPKGYKLVCGLALGYPEDNKVNEYKPKKIDLNELLIPKK
- a CDS encoding AAA family ATPase, whose translation is MRPIKLTIQAFGPFAGKEEIDFAALGDNPLFLINGPTGAGKSSILDAICFALYGHTTGKEREPSQMRCDHAAPDLLTEITLEFSLGERRYRIRRAPTQERPKSRGEGTTTHQTQAQFWQLKPEGDELLVPQKAQEATHAIETITGLNVEQFRQVMVLPQGKFRDFLMADSSQREVIFSRLFQTQIYKRIEDALKSKASTIRKEAESLQNQIKGILQGADLSAESDVQEQLDELAPQLASTTEQKDQAASSLAKSEKALEAGKILSKAFLALDSTRQSLNQLEAQKADIDSKKNRLTRAQSAQKIEHLQTTLKKCTHNKEQLNRDIAETEKALVHQQGNLASAKSALEQAEKERNPLDQLKEQLAELRKLEPKISQLADATSLSQTTQASLKEATLNHERLQTQLNQLISQISSAEERVTKLRASCSILPDKQRQLDNLRLLGQQRANLDKRIDEQNAVRQAHHNREQALAEVTARYERQETQVKQLEFAWHSGQAALLAAELKQNEPCPVCGSTQHPSPANTNTQSNPVTKKEIDDARAELAKLQQQLTSAQNQITETATQLNNIQSLLLEQQRELGENQHKSTNQLREEWKQLNDEVSALKQQHKEQGQLELELQSLTQQRSTTEQQREQALVALQQAQQNHSSAKQDEQYIQQALPEAYRQPGALAKAVQQLEDRIRSITTNYEQAVASFDTARQSVTQVSATLEQQHSQAKAFDVEYKEATAHWESALSSSEFENQQDYESALKTESEQAALTKEIDQYLHQLSGCKATLAQQQSQLEQQPKPDIEKLQAERDKLEAASATALESWKKIDNRHQQLTAVQNKLKQAHESNHALEAEYKIYGTLSDVANGQTGNKLSLQRFVLSVLLDDVLIEASHRLSVMSKGRYLLIRKEQRAKGNKASGLELEVEDAYTGKTRSVATLSGGESFMAALSLALGLSDVVQAYAGGIKLETLFIDEGFGSLDQESLDLAIKTLIDLQSSGRMIGIISHVSELREQMALRIDVHSSSSGSRITLQGA
- a CDS encoding DUF1439 domain-containing protein, whose protein sequence is MSFNPLMRPKGFMKTKYTLQLKRIMASKLSSVSAFVLASFIATACWAFGFMIGESQINSMLALTFPYETRMGESYIKLSNPKPHFYEQSQQVGITLNISLKDEASGQTAKAKALVKGGIRFDNKAQQLQLVKPSIASLDWQDQSSGANQELAKQVTQLVGQDLPVIVLLDIKKLTGSTMTPTLSDIKVKASGIEVLF
- a CDS encoding FKBP-type peptidyl-prolyl cis-trans isomerase gives rise to the protein MVVTLLAVFLVRRSYANKRVAAENKAKGAAFLAENAQKEGVKTTSSGLQYQILSEGSGTVNPRATDRVKVHYHGTLIDGSVFDSSIARGQPIEFGLNQVIKGWTEGLQLMVEGEKTRFFIPSNLAYGDRGAGLIGPGSVLIFEVKLIAIH
- the betI gene encoding transcriptional regulator BetI produces the protein MPKVGIEPIRKKQLIEATLSSIGTHGLQGTTINTISGIAGLSSGIISHYFGGKQGLIKATVRYLLDQLKVTLLNSAEQKALSPKQRLMMIVEANFTNIQQSDEATRTWLSFWAQAMHDPELAKLQRVNSQRLLSNLRYSFKQLMPPDKAIDAAKITAAMIDGFWLRSALSDSSKGEFKEAEMHCKQVIDTLILQYGEQS
- a CDS encoding PEP-CTERM sorting domain-containing protein, whose protein sequence is MKATIKSIIIAGGLLASSANASLITNGGFESDVGLSGTQWGVFNTIDGWYTSDGAGIEIQRNTVTSAQEGNQYVELDSHHAGSNSSMSQDLVGLSVGQVYKLDFWYKARTGSTNDNGINVSWGASPDLSPFTYAFNVDGVAPMDWTLVTGFLTATAADMTLTFSATGKENTLGGFIDNISLASYSVPEPGSLALLALGLAGFGVSRGRKK
- a CDS encoding DUF3313 domain-containing protein, which gives rise to MINCIRLPLLLVMLSALTACEMFTPKAPGVDRPYSGFMSDYEPLDTVDVEEREFIASKAWIAPGADLRSYKTMIVDPIKLDPGIKQNLQITHDTMTAIRSYMTDVLTRKLETYYRVSNRMTGRTLRAKVAITGLETRDEPLRFYEYWPTAMAFTGVTKLIGIRDEDILLFVEAEFSDAESDKVVAKTLVGMVGHERLENEWEVVSLNKLTRSIDQWVEQQVSALKQAAEERYVVSQSPQVDELVSAE